The Gossypium arboreum isolate Shixiya-1 chromosome 4, ASM2569848v2, whole genome shotgun sequence DNA segment GAAATTTATATCTCAGTGAGTATGTTGGCTCCGTACTAGTTTATAGTTTACGAATTCTGAATTTTGGCCCTTCCCGATTCTAGTAACCTTTTTCCCAACATGTAATTAGGGATGGCAAAACCTAAATAGCTCGATAAATTTCGAATCAATCTACTCTGAATGGAGCAAATGTTTTTTTACAAAAAGAATGCGAGGCGGGACAGGGTGGATTCTTTCTTTTGAATAATGGGTATAGAGCTGTTATGGTTATTGCTTGTCCCACCCCGCTTCGCTCCACtatatgaaattatcattttatcCTTGTATTTGTATTAAAAGAGTAAAAATGTAACAAAGTATTATAGAAAAAGTCAATATTAAATTTTCACTTGACTTTAAAAAGAATGAAAATATTAAAGACAAGTagcaaaaattaaattgaagcaAAGCGAGCTCGGGTAAAGCAAGAATGGTACATCCAACATCAATGGAGGTGGTAGCGGTTTTTAAGATTCTACATCCTTAGTGAAGTGGGGCAGGTGGTGGATTTAGCAACATCCACCCCCATCCCGCTCTATTGCCATCCCCAGGCATGTTCATGTTTTCAGCAATTACTGGTATGATGCAAAAAAGTAGATTGAGAAATCCAACTTACTTGCAGGAATGCGTACAAAGCCACAGCGGTATACATATTGGCAGGGAGTGCATTTAGAAACCTAGCAAGCCAAGCCCAACCTTCCTTTAGACCATGAACATTTTGGCAACCAGCAACCTCAGTCTGCCATTAATGATAAAATCTCGTTTAGTAGGGTttgtttttgatgaattatatgATGCTACATGTATAGAGGGCAAAAATATCCATATGCTTAACTAGGAAAGAGACATCACTTTCTTTCTTATTTAACCATTAACATACCTGAACCAGTGCCCCATACAGCTTCATGTAAGAATCCAACCGTACCAAATAATCTGTAGTACTTTCAATCTTCCCATCATCCTCTTTGTATCCAATAACCTTCCAATAAGCTTCTTTGGATTCAAATGCTGACTGGAATAGCAAATTACAACTCAGAAGCCATATATCAGCAAAAGGAACAAAGGCATACTAGCATGATTCCGTTTATCCATGTTTGGCTTTTCTAGAGCAAGTTGAGTGATTTCACATATCAAAAAAGCATAGCTACATGTTTAACAAATGCAAACACTTGAGAAACACAGTGAGTTTGAGTGCTAGCTTGTTATTCATCTAGATAGGCTTAcataagatataaaaatgttaCCTTGGTGTATGATATATGCTTTGGGACAGTGTAAATGCAAGCTCTATGTATCTCAGCAAGAACAAGATCCATCGCTTGTGGGAACTGGTAAACAAGAATATTTCTACGTTAAAATTCAGTTTCTGATGCTAAGATCAGAAAGCACTCTTCCCCCCCCCCCCCTCTCCCCCCAAAACAAAGCAAAAAGAAACAGCTTGGATCAGGGGAGTCTCAAACCTTCAAAAGTGGAGATACTGTGCCCGGGGTGTCTATGCTTGGTTTTATCCCCATGTTTTGTCCCTCGACTCTACAGAGAGCCCCAACGGGTTCAGAGAGTGGGAGCGCCTCACCCACCAAGGAAATATGAGCACTTGGCCGTGGTGAGTTTCAAACCCATGCTCTTCTTACCCGCTAATGCCATATAAGGGCATGAGTTCGAACCCCACCAAGGCTAAGTGCTCACATTTGCTTGGTGGGTGAGACACTCCCACTCCATGAACCCGTTGGAGCTCTCCGCAGAGTCAAGAGACAAAACCCGGGGTTAAAACCATGGACACCCCGGGCACAAATCCATTGTTTTAGGGTTTGAGACTCCGACCTCCCCTCAACAAAAACTATAGAATGTACTATAAGTATTGCAGCTTATCATTTACTTATTTTACAAATAAGCTCTAGTTGTTTCACCTTCTTATCCACCTACCGGTATAATATTATGGTTCAAGACTTTGTCCTAAGTTCATTACCCACCCACTAAATTAGTCATGAACCAAACACATCTAAACAACCTAGGAAATCAAGGCTGTGAAGATTTATAGCAGTTAAAATTTATACCAGTCCCATGCTTAGTCATAAACTTTAAATTATGATACCAAAATGATCTCAGTATCTAAGACAGCCTGTGAAGAGGAAAAGGCCATTTTTTATGGTTATTGTGATTAATTTGCTCCCTTTACACCCCCATCCCTCCCCTACCCAAGAAAAGGAACCATAAAAGATGTACCTGTGATGTTACAAGGACGATGACATGTGCACAGGCAAAGGCAGAATGACTAGGGCTTTCGCAGTTAGAAACAACCTGAAGTATCAACAACAGAAATGCACCGCCATAACCATAAGGAGTTTCAAAATACAGGTATCACTGACAGATAACATTTAGAATAGAGACCTCAGATTGTTTTAGTTCCATGCATGGCCACATTACTTGGTCATTTTCATTAGAGAGTAGGGAACTTTCTCAAGGTATGCATATTTGGCTTCATTGTGAAAAATTCTATTGCTTTCAATGCGGAACCAGATTTCCAACTTTGCATTTTGAATGGTTAGACTTTTTGTACATTTGTTGAAAATAACACATTGTTTTGTGATAAGCAACTGTGACTACCTTCTGAGCAAAATATGCGATGCTTATGGTTTGAGGGCAACGCGGATTGTTGAAAATCTTTACAAGCTCACTAGCTTGTGTGCTGCAAAAGATTGTTTACATATAGAATTATCAATCTAACAGCATCATGAAATTTTGGATGTTAAACTTCTAGTTGAAGCAAACATAAATCCTAATGCAGAAAATATAATAAACTTTACAAAACCACCTTAACACAAAAATGAACAGATCCATCTTACCTAACCTTGTCCTTGTTACCACTAATTTGTCTTATTAATCTACCAATAAGCCTTCCAGTGCTGTCAAAATTCTAAAAACAAACAACATTGCTTAACCAAATAAGATGCATTCAAACCAAGACACTGAAAAGAAAATTCAGTGCCAAATGCTAAATACAAATAGAGAACATATGGTAACAAAGCTAAAGCACTTTCCAATAATATAATACATAACCCACACATCTACATAACGACCCCCtttttttaatttactttttaccTTTTGGACAAGTACGGAAATAATAAACTTTAATCGAATAGGATCACATTCTGATATTTACCACCCAATTTTATAAGCAATACATATCCTAAATGTAAGTAGATATAAGACATGCCTGATTTGAACTTGATCTCAGTGATTGGTTTATTTCTTCCAACTCTTTTAATTTTTGTAGCCTTTCCCTCTCTAGCTTTAAAGCACTCTCAGCGGCCCTGAGCATATTACCTGCCACATTGACAGAGAGACACATTAATGTACCACCTTGAACAAAAATCTTGTTTACCAGAACAAAGGAACACACGCATATCTGCATTTCATGCTGTTGATGAATCTATCAAGTGCAAAAACTCAAACAAAATATGGACAACATTAAGAATATGCCTAGCAACTAGCAAGCAGTCTTTAGAAACATAGACAGCAATGAAGTGACAAGAACTGAGGTCATGTATTTATCCCCGTGTATTTAGGTTTAGGATCCTGTACGTATGTACATACGCGAATATGCATGAGTATGTTTTTAAACTGAAAATAAATGAATATACCTGCCAATTCTGATTTATTTGTTTTATCATTCTCAACTCTCGAACTAGTAGCATTTGGGCCTCCTGAAGCTTCTGTTTGTGGCACTTCAGAAGTATTAGCTTTTGAGGCTTTGGCTGCTTCCTTTTCTGCTGCTTCTTTTGCTGCTATCCTCTCAGCTTCCAAAGCAGCTCTATTTGCTTCCTCAGCTTTTAGTTTAGCCTGCAACTAATACATAAATTTCTTAATCATAAAGCAAATATCCTTTAATTTCCCTATAAAATTAACATGTTTTCTAAAAGGATTTGAGtaacaaaaaaaatatatgttGCTAAAAATAAAATGCATCTACAGATATAAGGTTTCATTTTTTTCAGAGTTAAAATCTATAAAAGGCCTCACAAAGTGGAGCAGGGACCTCCTCTCAGAAAGCATACACACACGCAAAAAAATGCAAAATATTAAGAAAACTATCTTGGACTATTGCAATATCTCAACTCTTTAAAGCTCAATAAAGAAAAAACAGAATAGACTCCAACTTTATTCTCTCAAATCCAATGGTAAATTATAAAGGCCTTTTCCATGGAGCATGAACGAAGTGATGAGGCCACTTAGTTGTGTGGCTTTCTAATTGAAACCTGTGGTGTCTGAGTCTGGAGCCTTTGTGGCACTAACAAGGCCAGTCATCATACTGTTATTATTCTTAAGTACTTTTGTCAAACTAAAGTGATTTTGAGATCTCGAGATTTAAAAGATTATGACAGGAGATTGTGTTCTCTTTTTCTCTAAATCCATCTTTACATGGAAGAATGTCAATGAACTGAACCATGCAATTTGTCCTTGTTCTCTTTTATTCCTTGCTACCACAATGAAGCATAGCTCTCGTGTAAAGTACAAAGAAAACACCAGCAAAGTAACAAGCAACACTTTTAGAACTCTACAATAGCCAAGTCCTTCTTAAGTTCAATCAGAAAAGTTTTCTTAAAAATTGAGTTATATGCATGACAACCTAGCAAAAGAGAACTTCCGCAGCTTAAAAAGACATCCAGTCAGTTCACAAATGGAAAATTGCACAAAGTAACAGCCCTAGTTAGATGAACAAAAGATACAGAGAGGTGCAGTGCCACATATGACGCAGGTCTAATATACTACATCTAAGGGTTGTACAAACTAACCTCTGCCTCTGCTTTGGCCTTTTCTTGGCGTAGTCTTTCTTCCTGAAGAGCCTTTTCCCTTCTCTTGGCTTCTTCATGTGCTGCATCACTTCGTATTTTCCTTTCCTCTATTTGTGATTTGAGTTCATGGTCCCGCTGGACAGCAGTCAAATGATTATCAAGTCCTTCTGCGCTGTAGTAAATTcatgtatttttaaaaattgtttcCAGAACGGCAAGCACCATGTAATTGTGGAAGACAACTTCAACAAATTCATCCCTTATACCATAATTCAAAAGTATTAAATCTTACTTTAATTCCTCTCAATAATCGAACTACTCTCTTCACCCTATTTGCACATTAAGAAAGAAGCTTTGACTTTTACGTGTTTATTGGCATCCATCTATTTTCTATAACATTGATTTGCTATACTTATTATTgtcaaaaagtaaaataaattgaaaaacaaatTCTAAAtatagaagaaaaagaaagagctAAGATGTTCAAAACTTAAAAAAGAAATAACTTCATTTTGGAACATCCAAAAAGGACaggtgaaaaatgaaaataaaacagAGAGAGTGGTAGTTAACTATGAACTATAAGGAGTATGAGACTATGATCCTCCAAGAACTCTGCAAATACATGAAAAAACTTAGAGTGAACTTGTAAACATACCCATGTCAGATACATACACAAACCTAACAGTCACACTCAAGTCTGAGTGACATAGACTATTAGGATCAGTTAGAACGCATATAATAAAGCATCATGCAGCATCAATAGaaaaatggaaaaaggacgaaagaGCCAGCAACAAGATCCAGTTCTGGAAACTGTATTCCAAAACTGAATATGTTAGTAAATAACTATGAGGAACAAAAGATGCCTACTTACACTCTGCGTTGGTACTGAACATCAAATTTCCTCTCCACTTCTCGCCTTGCTTCTCTATATTTCTCAACTTTAGTATGTGCAGAGGAAGATTTTTCGCTCTCATTCATCAAATCTGTCTCTAATGCAGAGATTGTGTTTCTAATTTCCTCCTGTACTTGAGTACATTGCAATGCTACATCATAATCCATGTATGAAGGATAGCAAATAATAAAATACACATGAAATAAAAAGATCCGAGTTCATAACCAACATGATATAATAACACAAAACTTAAGCTCTCTTCAACAGAAGTTAATCCAACAAACCTTAACTCCAAGTTGATGCTCATGAGTTAACTCATATAAAGCACTCTCCACCAATCCCACCTCATTCATCAAGTAGGTTTGAACGTCAAGACACGGCTGATCATCAGAATCATCATCGCTACTACTGAAAATTAAGAATTTCACAACAAAACCACGAAAACAAATCACCTTGAGCATGCACACTAAATAAAGActtcaaatttaacaaaaataagcAATGGGTTAACATAATCCATACCTAAAATAAAATTCATTGCAATTAAATCGTGCAGCTTTCACTAAACCTCGATCACGAACTTCCTCATTCTCACCTTCACTATCCTCAAACTCCTCGTCAGATACTCTCATTACAAAAGCATTTGAGCTTCTCTTGGTGCCTTTTTCCCCATAAATTTCtctatttcatatattaaaattaaaaaatatgcaTCTTAATTTAACTGATACAAGTACAGAAAATACAAAGATGAAATACACACACACCTTGATTTGGTTTTTGCAAAGGGCAAAGAAACCGAAGAAGAGAGATTGAGCTTCTTTTCCAAGGAATCAAGCTCCGATAACAAAGATTTGAAGCTCCAATCCGGGTCGGGTTCAAGACCGATTCCATTAACGATTTGAGGACGCCGAATTTCCAACTTAACAGCTTCCCTACAATATCATGCATTTTTTATAAGTCAAATTAACTAAAAACAAAATCAAGAAGAAAAACACAAGAGAAGAAATTTGAACTTACATTGTGGTCTTGAGGACTTACAAATTTAAAACCCTAATGATTCAATTGGGAAATGAAAATCAGagtaaaaccctaaacccccaaatctttttttcttttcgaaTTCTAAACACCAAAGCGCCAAAACTTTATTAAGACACTTCCACTCAGCCTGATTATAACAGAGTTTTATTTCATCTTCCTTTACTGTATATGGGTCGGATCCGGATGATCCGTGGATCCACTTGGGTCCATTGGGCATTTTCAGGTCCGAACTCTTTTCGTCATAGATTGAAGAGCTATTAAgtcgaaaatattaaaatatatattttttataaaaaattataatattaaaagggtatttttatttttatttttataaaataattaataaaactaaaattattgtttttattatagGTACAAGATTAAATTAGTcccattattattaaatatattaatttagtccTTTGTATTATCAACATGAATCAAGTAAGTCCAAATTTTAATAGAATTAGCCtttattgtttaaaaattatgatttactgttaactgagttAATATTTTCGAAAGTTTTCTTATGATTTTGCAAATAACAACTTTTGTTTGGAGCTAAATTGTAATTAAAAATACTTTTGGTGTCAAATTTTTAATGctaaatgttaaatttattacaatttgacctttgattttttttttaataatagcaCATAAATCACAGTGATACTTTTTAGTAAAAAGACTTGATTGATTTAATTTCTATAATAGAAGGACTTGTCATGCAATTACACCATAAATAAGACATACACGAGTGGACATCTCCAACTTTCTTTGGACAAAGTTGTTACAAATTGTGGGCTGACTCGGCCCCCAAATTTTTTCCTCAtaataaacaaaataattttattaaaattcaaCACAAACCTATCACTAAATTATCAATAAGtttatattttgattatttaattttaaaaatttataaaaattatcatttaattttacaaaaaatttaaattatttaactattcaaaagtttttattaagtCACTAGgctatcaatttttttttaagttcgaGTAGCGACTTTAAGTAACGATTCGACGATTGATATAATGGATCAGTACCCATCGGCAAATAAAATGATATACTTAGACCCAAGTCAATCTGATGGCCAGTGTTAGAGATTGGTTTTTTGAATTTTGGTTCATAAATTCATGATGtttaaagttatttcatgaaaaaaatttaGTTGTgtaaaagaaagggaaaaagagCTTTGGATTTATGTAGGCAGCGTGCACAAAGAAAGTCATACAACAACGATGTTAATAATTCAGTGACTTACATGAAAACTTACAAATAGTTCAATGAccaatttataactttttaaagttgagtgataaaaacataattttacttGACATTGGATAATTTAccctaaatttaattataaaattatagaaaattatcgatacaaaaaatatttttttatccaCCCTTCACTAAAAAAACATGGGGAAGTTTCACTTGATTCTTTTATCCTCAACGTCATTCAACATGCCAAGCCATCCCACATCTCTCCCTACTTagatattataaaattttgaaggattaaaattaatttttattaaaaaggacttaaattgattaatttatagTTAAGATGAACCAAAATTGATAGTATCCTAATTATGTTCTATTTAAGAATATTATGCACATATAgttttgattaaatttaaaaattttgactctttgttggatgtgaaaaatcttttaaattattaaatataaatcgAAAAAAAGTATTATTGTCGATTGATATAATTGAAATAttggattaaataaaaaattatttacacaatGAGTatcattaaattgataaatttaatgGACGATTTATTAAAGTAAAAATACCTCTTTAGTCacttttaattttgatattaaataaaTTAGTCACTCTAAAAAATCGAGTAATTTAATCTCTATCAATTTCGAAAATGAGCAACTAAGGATATTAATCACTTCAATTGATATTTTTCATCAATTATATGTAACttttattgatataataataaattaagctCTTAATGTCTacatattttatcattttggtATTTATTCTAAAAGAATCATttgaaaaatgtataaaattttaagaaaatctaAAAGATTCATATTTGgcttcaaatatatataaatatacaaaatatGTTCAAATTGACAAAAACATTAATGTTATGATTAATTGTCATTAGATTCTCACTATCGAAATTGATAGAGATTAAAGTGCTCTTGTTTTTTTTAAGAGGGACTAATTTACCcaatatcaaaattaagagaaaccAAAGATATAGTTGTaccatttattaatatatgtaaattaaataaaaaaatacaactaGATCCTTCATATGTATATAACCACACAAGTTATTCAATGCAATAATCCCACCTTCCATTGAAAAACACACTCTCAAAAACCATGGCAAGGTTAGCTATTTTGCTACTCATTCTCATTGCCGTTCACCACGTTAATCCAACCACATCCCTCCCTTTGTCAACGAACTCCCGTTGGATCGTCGACGACCAAACTCATCGGCGAGTGAAGCTAGCTTGCGTGAACTGGCCGTCGCACCTTGAGCCAGTGTTCGCCGAAGGACTGAGCAAGAGATCGATGGATTCGATCGCCGAACAGATCGTATCGATGGGATTCAACTGCGTTAGGCTCACTTGGCCGTTGTATTTGGCCACCAATGACTCTTTAAGTTCCCTCACCGTCCGGCGATCGTTTCAAAATCTTGGGTTGATGGAACCCATTGCTGGAATCCAAGCTAATAACCCATCCGTCATTGATGTGTCGCTGATACAAGCTTTCCAGGTATGAAATTTCAAATTTGtattactttgttttttttttggcaCAAAGGAAGATTAGGTTTCCACGAGAGAGTTGAGACTAATAGGATAAGTACAAAGGGAAAATTACACTTAAAGgtaactaaattattaataattttatgttttagtctcttaattttaaaaagttataaaatggttactaaattattaaaaagttTGTATTTAAGTTATTGGATTGTTAAAATCGCTGCTATATGAC contains these protein-coding regions:
- the LOC108457791 gene encoding mRNA export factor GLE1 isoform X4, giving the protein MEAVKLEIRRPQIVNGIGLEPDPDWSFKSLLSELDSLEKKLNLSSSVSLPFAKTKSREIYGEKGTKRSSNAFVMRVSDEEFEDSEGENEEVRDRGLVKAARFNCNEFYFSSDDDSDDQPCLDVQTYLMNEVGLVESALYELTHEHQLGVKEEIRNTISALETDLMNESEKSSSAHTKVEKYREARREVERKFDVQYQRRVAEGLDNHLTAVQRDHELKSQIEERKIRSDAAHEEAKRREKALQEERLRQEKAKAEAEAKLKAEEANRAALEAERIAAKEAAEKEAAKASKANTSEVPQTEASGGPNATSSRVENDKTNKSELAGNMLRAAESALKLERERLQKLKELEEINQSLRSSSNQNFDSTGRLIGRLIRQISGNKDKVSTQASELVKIFNNPRCPQTISIAYFAQKVVSNCESPSHSAFACAHVIVLVTSQFPQAMDLVLAEIHRACIYTVPKHISYTKSAFESKEAYWKVIGYKEDDGKIESTTDYLVRLDSYMKLYGALVQTEVAGCQNVHGLKEGWAWLARFLNALPANMYTAVALYAFLQMAGFALFRKYRSQFMKMLNFISENFLNALRSQDDPDLRPITSKIQCYLEDKLFLQEPEGRTLQGSLLSNNMAPESDYHGPYHQQSRHFY
- the LOC108457791 gene encoding mRNA export factor GLE1 isoform X3, coding for MEAVKLEIRRPQIVNGIGLEPDPDWSFKSLLSELDSLEKKLNLSSSVSLPFAKTKSREIYGEKGTKRSSNAFVMRVSDEEFEDSEGENEEVRDRGLVKAARFNCNEFYFSSSDDDSDDQPCLDVQTYLMNEVGLVESALYELTHEHQLGVKEEIRNTISALETDLMNESEKSSSAHTKVEKYREARREVERKFDVQYQRRVAEGLDNHLTAVQRDHELKSQIEERKIRSDAAHEEAKRREKALQEERLRQEKAKAEAEAKLKAEEANRAALEAERIAAKEAAEKEAAKASKANTSEVPQTEASGGPNATSSRVENDKTNKSELAGNMLRAAESALKLERERLQKLKELEEINQSLRSSSNQNFDSTGRLIGRLIRQISGNKDKVSTQASELVKIFNNPRCPQTISIAYFAQKVVSNCESPSHSAFACAHVIVLVTSQFPQAMDLVLAEIHRACIYTVPKHISYTKSAFESKEAYWKVIGYKEDDGKIESTTDYLVRLDSYMKLYGALVQTEVAGCQNVHGLKEGWAWLARFLNALPANMYTAVALYAFLQMAGFALFRKYRSQFMKMLNFISENFLNALRSQDDPDLRPITSKIQCYLEDKLFLQEPEGRTLQGSLLSNNMAPESDYHGPYHQQSRHFY
- the LOC108457791 gene encoding mRNA export factor GLE1 isoform X2; protein product: MEAVKLEIRRPQIVNGIGLEPDPDWSFKSLLSELDSLEKKLNLSSSVSLPFAKTKSREIYGEKGTKRSSNAFVMRVSDEEFEDSEGENEEVRDRGLVKAARFNCNEFYFSSDDDSDDQPCLDVQTYLMNEVGLVESALYELTHEHQLGVKEEIRNTISALETDLMNESEKSSSAHTKVEKYREARREVERKFDVQYQRRVAEGLDNHLTAVQRDHELKSQIEERKIRSDAAHEEAKRREKALQEERLRQEKAKAEAELQAKLKAEEANRAALEAERIAAKEAAEKEAAKASKANTSEVPQTEASGGPNATSSRVENDKTNKSELAGNMLRAAESALKLERERLQKLKELEEINQSLRSSSNQNFDSTGRLIGRLIRQISGNKDKVSTQASELVKIFNNPRCPQTISIAYFAQKVVSNCESPSHSAFACAHVIVLVTSQFPQAMDLVLAEIHRACIYTVPKHISYTKSAFESKEAYWKVIGYKEDDGKIESTTDYLVRLDSYMKLYGALVQTEVAGCQNVHGLKEGWAWLARFLNALPANMYTAVALYAFLQMAGFALFRKYRSQFMKMLNFISENFLNALRSQDDPDLRPITSKIQCYLEDKLFLQEPEGRTLQGSLLSNNMAPESDYHGPYHQQSRHFY
- the LOC108457791 gene encoding mRNA export factor GLE1 isoform X1, yielding MEAVKLEIRRPQIVNGIGLEPDPDWSFKSLLSELDSLEKKLNLSSSVSLPFAKTKSREIYGEKGTKRSSNAFVMRVSDEEFEDSEGENEEVRDRGLVKAARFNCNEFYFSSSDDDSDDQPCLDVQTYLMNEVGLVESALYELTHEHQLGVKEEIRNTISALETDLMNESEKSSSAHTKVEKYREARREVERKFDVQYQRRVAEGLDNHLTAVQRDHELKSQIEERKIRSDAAHEEAKRREKALQEERLRQEKAKAEAELQAKLKAEEANRAALEAERIAAKEAAEKEAAKASKANTSEVPQTEASGGPNATSSRVENDKTNKSELAGNMLRAAESALKLERERLQKLKELEEINQSLRSSSNQNFDSTGRLIGRLIRQISGNKDKVSTQASELVKIFNNPRCPQTISIAYFAQKVVSNCESPSHSAFACAHVIVLVTSQFPQAMDLVLAEIHRACIYTVPKHISYTKSAFESKEAYWKVIGYKEDDGKIESTTDYLVRLDSYMKLYGALVQTEVAGCQNVHGLKEGWAWLARFLNALPANMYTAVALYAFLQMAGFALFRKYRSQFMKMLNFISENFLNALRSQDDPDLRPITSKIQCYLEDKLFLQEPEGRTLQGSLLSNNMAPESDYHGPYHQQSRHFY